A single region of the Jatrophihabitans sp. GAS493 genome encodes:
- a CDS encoding HAD hydrolase-like protein, protein MTLQTVLFDLDGTVSDSAPGILSSLSWAFAENGIAPLDERTGRALLGPPFYESLPPLIGGDLVPAVIASYREHYATAMFDTELYAGMGEVLRQLVDRGVTLALATSKPEHYAGPILEHLGVADLFAVIGGDTLDGARNTKALVVAEVVSRLQLEDPASALMVGDRLHDVHGSAVHGIACLGAGWGYGLEGELELAGARQIFATPADLGAYLASLELPGPGESGGG, encoded by the coding sequence GTGACCCTGCAGACGGTTCTCTTCGACCTGGACGGGACGGTCTCCGACTCGGCCCCGGGAATTCTGAGTTCGCTGAGCTGGGCCTTCGCCGAGAACGGCATCGCGCCACTGGACGAGCGCACCGGGCGGGCGCTGCTCGGACCGCCCTTCTACGAGTCGCTCCCTCCGCTGATCGGCGGCGACCTCGTGCCGGCGGTCATCGCCAGCTACCGGGAGCACTACGCCACCGCCATGTTCGACACCGAGCTCTACGCGGGGATGGGCGAGGTGCTCCGGCAGCTGGTCGACCGCGGGGTCACGCTCGCGCTGGCCACCAGCAAGCCTGAGCATTACGCCGGACCGATCCTCGAACACCTCGGCGTGGCCGATCTCTTCGCCGTCATCGGCGGGGACACGCTGGATGGCGCGCGCAACACGAAGGCACTCGTGGTGGCCGAGGTGGTTTCCCGCCTGCAGTTGGAGGATCCAGCCAGCGCCCTGATGGTCGGTGACCGGCTGCACGACGTGCACGGTTCCGCCGTGCACGGCATCGCCTGTCTGGGCGCGGGTTGGGGTTACGGGCTGGAGGGTGAGCTGGAGCTGGCCGGAGCGCGGCAGATCTTCGCCACCCCGGCTGATCTCGGCGCGTATCTGGCCTCGCTCGAGTTACCTGGTCCCGGTGAGTCCGGCGGTGGCTGA
- a CDS encoding glycosyltransferase family 4 protein, translated as MLSWEYPPLIVGGLGRHVDALARSLVAQGHEVRVVTRGEPDLTDGVRDGVGVYRSKQDPLDIGFTTETLLAWSQVNEHSLIRAALAVVADWTPDVVHAHDWLVGQTAVTISEVTAAPIVATIHATETGRNMGWLASPLNRGIHSVERWLTHRASKVIVCSTFMRSEVSHIFEISPDSVAVIGNGIALNTWRRNAKAAALAREQYAADGPLLLFAGRLMHAKGVQTAISALPRLRRRYPGLRLVIAGTGPFEPDLRDQARRLGRGVQWAGFVEDSELSGLLAAADVAVVPSLYEPFGLVALEAAAIGTPLAVSDTGGLRDLVEPGRTGARFTPDSPAALAVAVESILDDPQRALAMSRRARRRIARHYTWEAVATQTAGVYTEAMAAPPAPPAPARA; from the coding sequence ATGCTTTCATGGGAGTATCCCCCGCTGATCGTCGGCGGTCTGGGACGGCACGTCGACGCATTGGCGCGCAGCCTCGTCGCGCAGGGGCACGAGGTGCGGGTGGTGACCCGCGGCGAGCCTGATCTGACCGACGGCGTCCGAGACGGAGTCGGCGTCTACCGCTCGAAGCAGGATCCGCTGGACATCGGCTTCACCACCGAGACCCTGTTGGCCTGGTCGCAGGTCAACGAACACTCGCTGATCCGGGCCGCCCTCGCGGTGGTCGCCGATTGGACGCCAGACGTTGTCCACGCCCACGACTGGTTGGTCGGGCAGACCGCGGTGACGATCAGCGAGGTCACGGCAGCGCCGATCGTGGCGACCATCCACGCCACCGAGACCGGCCGGAACATGGGCTGGCTCGCCTCGCCACTCAATCGGGGGATCCACTCCGTGGAACGCTGGCTGACCCACCGGGCCAGCAAGGTCATCGTCTGCTCGACCTTCATGCGCTCCGAGGTCAGCCATATCTTCGAAATCTCGCCCGACTCGGTGGCGGTGATCGGCAACGGCATCGCTCTCAATACCTGGCGTCGCAACGCCAAGGCAGCGGCGCTGGCCCGCGAGCAGTACGCGGCCGACGGGCCGCTGCTGCTCTTCGCCGGCCGGCTGATGCATGCCAAGGGTGTTCAGACCGCGATCAGCGCGCTACCCCGGCTGCGCCGCCGCTACCCCGGACTGCGCCTGGTCATCGCCGGGACCGGTCCCTTCGAGCCTGACCTTCGCGACCAGGCCCGCCGTCTCGGCCGGGGCGTGCAGTGGGCGGGATTCGTTGAGGATTCGGAGCTCTCCGGCCTCCTCGCCGCGGCCGATGTCGCCGTGGTGCCCTCGCTCTACGAGCCGTTCGGATTGGTTGCTCTGGAGGCCGCGGCTATCGGTACTCCACTTGCGGTGTCTGACACCGGCGGACTGCGCGACCTGGTCGAGCCGGGGCGAACCGGAGCTCGCTTCACCCCCGACTCCCCCGCCGCGCTGGCCGTCGCGGTGGAGAGCATCCTCGACGATCCGCAGCGGGCGTTGGCGATGAGTCGCCGGGCGCGGCGGCGGATCGCCCGGCATTACACCTGGGAGGCGGTGGCCACCCAGACCGCCGGGGTCTACACCGAGGCCATGGCAGCGCCCCCAGCGCCCCCAGCGCCCGCCCGGGCCTGA
- a CDS encoding ABC transporter ATP-binding protein encodes MTEINPEAINPDAVLQLNQVTVRRGEKYLLRDLDWTVELDERWAILGPNGAGKTTLLQIAATSLYPSSGTVHILGERLGAVNVFELRPRIGFASAALAQRIPGNELVIDVVVSAGYSVIGRWREAYGRLDVRRAGRLLERFGVGELGERSYGTLSEGERKRVQIARALMADPEMLLLDEPAAGMDLGGREDLVARLSRMAADADAPATVLVTHHVEEIPTGFTHVLLLRDGGVVASGLTHDVLTPENLSATFGLPLSVRSEAGRWFARAE; translated from the coding sequence GTGACAGAGATCAACCCGGAAGCGATCAACCCGGACGCAGTTCTTCAGTTGAACCAGGTGACGGTGCGCCGAGGGGAGAAGTACCTGTTACGTGACCTGGACTGGACGGTCGAGCTCGACGAACGGTGGGCGATCCTCGGGCCGAACGGGGCCGGCAAGACCACCCTGCTGCAGATCGCCGCGACCAGCCTCTACCCGAGCTCGGGCACAGTGCACATCCTCGGTGAGCGATTGGGTGCGGTGAACGTCTTCGAGCTGCGGCCGCGGATCGGCTTCGCCTCCGCGGCGCTGGCTCAGCGAATCCCCGGCAATGAGCTGGTGATCGATGTCGTCGTCAGTGCTGGGTACTCCGTCATCGGGCGCTGGCGGGAGGCCTACGGGCGACTCGACGTGCGCCGGGCGGGGCGGCTACTGGAGCGCTTCGGCGTCGGCGAGTTGGGCGAGCGCTCCTACGGCACGCTGAGTGAGGGGGAGCGCAAGCGGGTCCAGATCGCCCGCGCGCTGATGGCCGACCCCGAGATGCTGCTGCTGGACGAGCCGGCGGCCGGTATGGACCTGGGGGGTCGGGAGGATCTGGTGGCCCGGCTGAGCCGGATGGCGGCCGATGCGGATGCTCCCGCGACGGTGCTGGTCACCCATCACGTCGAGGAGATCCCGACCGGTTTCACCCACGTGCTGCTGCTGCGCGACGGCGGGGTCGTGGCCTCCGGTCTCACCCACGACGTGCTCACGCCGGAGAACCTCTCAGCCACCTTCGGTCTCCCGCTATCGGTCCGCTCCGAGGCCGGGCGCTGGTTCGCTCGAGCGGAATAG
- a CDS encoding iron chaperone — protein MPAKNADESNGFSAQERAAMKERAAELRAEGKKGAKQADGLDAVLAAIAKMGPSDRELAERVHVTVTANAPGLAPKTWYGMPAYANAEGKVVLFFQDSGKFKYRYSTLGFQDAANLDDGDMWPSSYALVNWSPAVEKKVIELVKAAVS, from the coding sequence ATGCCCGCGAAGAATGCCGACGAGTCAAACGGCTTCAGTGCGCAGGAGCGTGCCGCCATGAAAGAACGCGCCGCCGAGCTGCGCGCCGAAGGGAAGAAGGGCGCCAAGCAGGCCGACGGCCTGGACGCGGTGTTGGCGGCCATCGCCAAGATGGGGCCATCGGACCGCGAGCTGGCCGAGCGGGTGCACGTGACCGTCACCGCGAACGCGCCGGGGTTGGCGCCGAAGACCTGGTACGGCATGCCAGCGTACGCCAACGCCGAGGGGAAGGTCGTGCTCTTCTTCCAGGACTCGGGGAAGTTCAAGTACCGCTACTCGACGTTGGGCTTCCAGGACGCCGCCAACCTTGACGACGGCGACATGTGGCCGTCTTCCTACGCGCTGGTCAACTGGAGTCCGGCCGTCGAGAAGAAGGTCATCGAACTTGTGAAGGCCGCCGTCAGCTGA
- a CDS encoding alkyl/aryl-sulfatase, translating into MTNSKPVTSSIVEQQAKARETLPFSDTQDFEDANRGLVGPIEEPVLGADGRVVWDNSTYAFLEGEAPESVNPSLWRQSQLVATGGLFEVVEGIYQVRGMDLSNTTFVEGEEGVIVIDTLLSVETGAAALALYRQHRGDRAIKAVVYTHSHVDHFGGVKGFVSQEEVDSGQVRILAPEGFIEHSVAENVYAGTAMSRRAAYMYGAALARGPLGQVGAGLGQTVSTGVVSLIAPTDYVSETGHEETIDGVRMVFQMAPDTEAPSEMLVYLPGFKALCTAEDATHNLHNLLTLRGAVVRDPHAWSNYLTETIDLFGGEVEVAFASHHWPTWDNERVVGFLSTQRDLYAYLHDQTLRLLNKGLVGAEIAEQMTMPPALENAWHTHGYYGSASHNTKAVYQRYLGWFDGNPSHLWQHPPVARAKRVVEFMGGADAVVEKARVSFAAGDFRWVAEVLNEVVFAEPDHAEARELLADTYEQLGYGAENGTWRSFYLSGATELREGQFGSPTQSGSPDVVAQLTPGMLFDAIAIQVDGPKAWDEKLTIDVILTDTDEHYRLRLANGVLTYSGRPQPGEADATLTTTKRTLPALALGGLSADGLAQAGIELAGDASVLARLADVLDPGDSNFAIVTP; encoded by the coding sequence ATGACGAACTCAAAGCCGGTCACATCGTCCATCGTCGAGCAGCAGGCGAAGGCCCGCGAGACGTTGCCGTTCTCCGACACCCAGGACTTCGAGGACGCCAACCGCGGTCTGGTGGGCCCGATCGAGGAACCCGTGCTCGGCGCGGACGGCCGAGTTGTCTGGGACAACTCGACGTACGCCTTCCTGGAGGGTGAGGCACCCGAGAGTGTGAATCCGAGCCTCTGGCGACAGTCGCAGCTGGTCGCAACCGGTGGGCTCTTCGAGGTGGTCGAGGGCATCTACCAGGTGCGGGGCATGGACTTGTCGAACACCACCTTCGTCGAAGGTGAGGAGGGCGTCATCGTGATCGACACCCTGTTGTCGGTGGAGACGGGCGCGGCCGCCTTGGCGCTCTATCGCCAGCACCGCGGTGACCGCGCGATCAAGGCGGTCGTCTATACCCATTCCCACGTTGACCACTTCGGCGGCGTGAAGGGTTTCGTCTCCCAGGAAGAAGTCGACTCCGGGCAGGTGCGAATACTGGCCCCAGAGGGGTTCATCGAGCACTCAGTGGCCGAGAACGTCTACGCGGGAACCGCAATGAGCCGCCGTGCGGCCTATATGTACGGCGCGGCGTTGGCCCGTGGCCCGCTGGGGCAGGTCGGCGCGGGGCTGGGCCAGACCGTCTCGACGGGCGTGGTGTCGCTCATCGCCCCGACCGACTACGTCAGCGAGACCGGACACGAGGAGACCATCGACGGGGTCCGGATGGTGTTCCAGATGGCGCCTGATACCGAGGCTCCCTCGGAGATGCTGGTCTACCTGCCGGGGTTCAAAGCCCTATGTACGGCCGAAGATGCGACGCACAACCTGCACAACCTGCTCACCCTGCGCGGTGCCGTCGTCCGCGACCCGCACGCCTGGTCCAACTACCTCACCGAGACCATCGATCTTTTCGGCGGTGAAGTCGAGGTCGCATTCGCCTCCCATCACTGGCCGACGTGGGACAACGAGCGGGTCGTCGGATTCCTGTCGACCCAGCGTGACCTCTACGCCTACCTGCACGATCAGACGCTCCGGCTGCTGAACAAGGGCTTGGTCGGGGCAGAGATCGCCGAACAGATGACCATGCCACCCGCGTTGGAGAATGCCTGGCATACACACGGGTACTACGGTTCGGCCAGCCACAACACGAAAGCCGTCTACCAGCGGTATCTGGGGTGGTTCGACGGGAACCCGTCCCACCTGTGGCAGCACCCGCCGGTGGCTCGGGCCAAGCGCGTCGTTGAGTTCATGGGAGGCGCCGATGCCGTCGTGGAGAAGGCCCGGGTCTCCTTCGCCGCCGGTGACTTCCGCTGGGTCGCCGAGGTGCTGAACGAGGTCGTCTTCGCCGAACCCGACCATGCCGAGGCCCGCGAACTGCTCGCCGACACCTACGAGCAGCTCGGGTACGGCGCCGAGAACGGCACCTGGCGCAGCTTCTACCTATCGGGCGCGACGGAGCTTCGGGAGGGCCAGTTCGGCTCGCCGACGCAGAGCGGCTCCCCGGACGTCGTCGCACAGCTCACGCCGGGAATGCTCTTCGACGCGATCGCGATCCAGGTCGACGGACCGAAGGCGTGGGACGAGAAGCTGACCATCGACGTGATCCTCACCGACACCGACGAGCATTACCGCCTGCGGCTGGCCAATGGGGTGCTCACCTACAGCGGTCGACCGCAGCCGGGCGAGGCCGACGCCACCCTGACGACGACCAAGCGGACGCTGCCGGCGCTCGCGCTCGGCGGCCTCTCGGCGGATGGGCTGGCCCAGGCCGGCATCGAACTCGCCGGTGATGCCTCGGTGCTGGCCCGCCTTGCCGACGTGCTCGATCCGGGCGACAGCAACTTCGCCATCGTTACACCGTAG
- a CDS encoding acyltransferase produces MAERSRPPRTQPTGARFFTLASARWMVRHRAITPWYLIRYWRFFRFKLANPEVVTRGMIFMDKGADISMRSGFARLTLGRWIHIGAHTAIRAHEGTMTIGDKCVFGRGDSLNCYLDVELGDSVLIADDVYISDFDHKFTDLTVPIKDQGIAKSRVRIETDVWLATKVTVARGVVIGTGSVVGANAVVSRDLPPFSVAVGAPARVIRDRRKLR; encoded by the coding sequence GTGGCTGAACGTTCGCGGCCGCCGCGTACCCAGCCGACCGGAGCGCGCTTCTTCACCCTCGCCTCCGCCCGCTGGATGGTGCGCCACCGTGCTATCACCCCGTGGTATCTGATCCGCTACTGGCGATTCTTCCGCTTCAAGCTGGCCAATCCCGAGGTCGTCACCCGCGGCATGATCTTCATGGACAAGGGGGCGGACATAAGCATGCGGTCGGGATTCGCACGCCTCACCCTCGGTCGATGGATTCACATCGGAGCACACACCGCGATCCGTGCCCATGAGGGGACGATGACCATCGGCGACAAGTGCGTCTTCGGTCGGGGTGACTCGCTCAACTGCTACCTCGACGTCGAGTTGGGAGACTCGGTGCTCATCGCCGACGACGTGTACATCTCCGACTTCGACCACAAGTTCACCGATCTCACGGTGCCGATCAAGGATCAGGGCATCGCCAAATCTCGCGTCCGTATCGAGACCGATGTGTGGTTGGCCACCAAGGTCACGGTGGCCCGTGGAGTCGTCATCGGTACCGGATCGGTGGTCGGAGCCAACGCCGTCGTCAGCCGCGACCTGCCGCCGTTCAGCGTCGCCGTCGGTGCCCCGGCGCGAGTCATCCGAGACCGCCGCAAACTGCGCTGA
- a CDS encoding putative Ig domain-containing protein — protein MPSLPSVPPTAPRAGAATAAKTAPPAVAVAAPTITSDSNLPEGVTGVDYTQQLSATGTAPLMWTVSSGLMPPGLTLSPIGVISGTPQLVGRARTGFVFTAQVTSASGLSASRNFALSIDLRTDLNGDGVVNCYEYNIWSAHLNQAGTFQQGDFDLNGIVDLQDFAILMNEYTGPSDAETNC, from the coding sequence ATGCCTTCCCTGCCTTCCGTGCCGCCGACGGCCCCCCGAGCCGGGGCGGCAACGGCAGCAAAGACGGCGCCGCCTGCGGTGGCGGTGGCCGCCCCGACCATCACCAGCGACTCGAACTTGCCGGAGGGTGTCACCGGAGTCGATTACACCCAGCAGTTGTCGGCCACCGGCACGGCCCCGCTCATGTGGACCGTCTCATCGGGGTTGATGCCGCCTGGCCTTACCCTCTCCCCGATCGGGGTCATCTCTGGTACGCCGCAGCTGGTCGGCAGGGCTCGCACAGGTTTCGTATTCACTGCGCAGGTGACGTCGGCTAGTGGCCTCTCGGCGAGCAGGAACTTCGCACTCTCGATCGATCTGCGCACCGATCTGAACGGCGACGGGGTGGTCAATTGCTACGAGTACAACATTTGGTCAGCTCATCTGAATCAAGCGGGAACCTTCCAACAGGGCGATTTCGACCTCAACGGCATAGTCGACTTGCAGGACTTCGCCATCCTCATGAACGAATACACCGGCCCGAGCGACGCCGAAACCAACTGCTGA
- the glgX gene encoding glycogen debranching protein GlgX: protein MLPEQLTAALAARLDRAWPGKPFPLGATWDGEGTNFSLWSSTATAVSVCLFDADGHETDIPLDDTTFRVWHGYLPGVGPGQRYGFRVDGPYDKARGLLHNKSKLLMDPYARALEGTFTDHPSVYGNNGLDSSPYVPRSVIIHGAFPWGDDRRPNTGWNDTVIYEMHVRGFTMSHPGIPEELRGTYSGLAHPATIDYLHSLGVTAVELLPIHHFVSEPFLQQRSMSNYWGYNSLGFFAPHEAYASRHGNQVREFKSMVRSMHAAGIEVILDVVYNHTAEGGPDGPMLSFRGIDNSAYYRLADHDPSRYVDYTGCGNTFDSRLPFPLQLIMDSLRYWVTEMHVDGFRFDLASALARSLHDVDKLSSFFDVIHQDPVISQVKLIAEPWDVGDGGYQVGEFPPLWTEWNGKYRDTVRSYWGRDSSGVRDLAYRLTGSSDLYNKDDGRTPYASINFITAHDGFTIRDMVSYDNKHNLANGEYNRDGTDDNRSYNCGVEGPTTNPEISALRLRQARNLLTTLLLSTGVPMLTAGDERWRTQGGNNNAYLQDNEISWMDWTPSDEAEDLLTLTKRLIELRQSSPVLRQQSFFEGQAIEGGDGCKDLGWFHPDGRELTDSDWFASGLHTIGMYLDGRGLRHRDERGEIVLDSSYLLILHAGDQPVSFTLPGMPWAASYQTVIDTSRPGGVPSGPALRRTAKLPPRGCLLLRVVR from the coding sequence ATGCTTCCTGAACAGCTGACCGCCGCCCTCGCCGCCCGACTCGACCGTGCGTGGCCTGGGAAACCGTTCCCACTCGGCGCCACCTGGGACGGAGAGGGCACCAACTTCTCGCTCTGGTCCTCCACGGCGACCGCGGTGAGCGTCTGCCTCTTCGACGCCGACGGGCACGAAACCGACATCCCCCTCGACGACACCACCTTCCGCGTCTGGCACGGATACCTGCCCGGTGTCGGGCCGGGACAGCGCTACGGATTCCGGGTGGACGGCCCGTATGACAAGGCCCGCGGTCTGCTGCACAACAAGTCGAAGTTGCTGATGGATCCCTACGCCCGGGCGCTGGAGGGAACCTTCACCGATCATCCTTCGGTCTATGGGAACAACGGCCTGGACTCGAGCCCCTACGTCCCGAGATCAGTGATCATCCACGGCGCTTTCCCGTGGGGCGACGATCGCCGGCCGAACACCGGCTGGAACGACACGGTCATCTACGAGATGCACGTGCGCGGCTTCACCATGTCCCATCCGGGAATCCCGGAGGAGCTGCGCGGGACCTACTCCGGGCTGGCCCACCCGGCGACGATCGACTACCTGCACTCGCTCGGCGTCACAGCCGTCGAACTGCTGCCGATCCATCACTTCGTCTCCGAGCCGTTCCTGCAGCAGCGTTCGATGAGCAACTACTGGGGCTACAACTCGCTCGGCTTCTTCGCGCCGCACGAGGCCTATGCGTCACGCCACGGCAACCAGGTACGAGAGTTCAAGTCGATGGTGCGCTCCATGCACGCGGCCGGCATCGAGGTGATCCTGGATGTCGTCTACAACCACACCGCCGAGGGCGGCCCGGACGGCCCGATGCTCTCCTTCCGGGGCATCGACAACTCGGCCTACTACCGACTCGCCGATCACGACCCGTCGCGCTACGTCGACTACACCGGCTGCGGCAACACCTTCGATTCACGGTTGCCCTTCCCGCTGCAGCTCATCATGGACTCACTGCGCTACTGGGTCACCGAGATGCACGTGGACGGCTTCCGCTTCGATCTGGCCTCGGCGCTCGCCCGCTCTCTGCACGATGTCGACAAGCTCTCCTCCTTCTTCGACGTGATCCACCAGGATCCCGTTATTTCACAGGTGAAACTGATCGCCGAACCCTGGGACGTCGGCGACGGGGGCTACCAGGTCGGCGAGTTCCCGCCGCTGTGGACGGAGTGGAACGGGAAGTATCGCGACACCGTTCGCTCCTACTGGGGACGGGACTCCAGCGGCGTGCGCGACCTCGCCTACCGCCTCACCGGCTCGTCAGACCTCTACAACAAGGACGATGGACGCACTCCGTACGCGTCGATCAACTTCATCACCGCCCACGACGGATTCACCATTCGCGACATGGTCAGTTACGACAACAAGCACAATCTGGCCAACGGTGAGTACAACCGCGACGGAACCGACGACAACCGCTCCTACAACTGCGGCGTAGAAGGCCCCACCACCAATCCGGAGATCTCCGCGCTCCGGCTGCGACAGGCGCGCAACCTGCTGACGACCCTGCTGCTCTCCACCGGCGTACCGATGCTGACCGCCGGCGACGAGCGGTGGCGCACCCAGGGCGGGAACAACAACGCCTACCTGCAGGACAACGAGATCTCCTGGATGGACTGGACCCCCAGCGATGAGGCCGAGGATCTGCTGACGCTGACGAAGCGGCTCATCGAACTGCGCCAATCCTCACCGGTGCTGCGTCAGCAGTCCTTCTTCGAGGGCCAAGCGATCGAAGGCGGCGACGGCTGCAAGGATCTCGGCTGGTTCCACCCGGACGGGCGCGAACTCACCGACAGCGACTGGTTCGCCTCCGGACTGCACACCATTGGGATGTACCTGGACGGGCGCGGACTGCGGCACCGCGACGAGCGCGGTGAGATCGTCCTCGACTCCTCCTACCTGCTGATCCTGCACGCCGGCGACCAACCGGTGAGCTTCACGCTCCCGGGGATGCCGTGGGCGGCCAGCTATCAGACCGTGATCGACACTTCGCGGCCCGGAGGCGTGCCCAGTGGGCCCGCACTGCGCCGCACGGCCAAGCTGCCGCCGCGTGGATGCCTGCTGCTGCGTGTCGTTCGCTAG
- a CDS encoding enoyl-CoA hydratase/isomerase family protein produces the protein MAELVQVELDEATSVATIRLNRPPMNALSSQVQNELRGAAAEVSNDRRVRAVVLYGGERVFAAGADVKEFAGMTHADMVRDATRLTESFDAIARIPKPVVAAVTGFALGGGCELALTADLRVSAENAKWGQPEILLGIIPGAGGTQRLPRLIGPAKAKDLIFTGRFIDGIEAHQIGLVDVVVPAAEVYSSALALAAKLAKGPALALQAAKAAIDGGLDTDLGNGLRLEAHLFSSLFATEDREIGITSFLTNGPGQADFSRS, from the coding sequence ATGGCAGAACTCGTGCAGGTTGAGTTGGATGAGGCGACTTCGGTGGCCACCATCCGGCTGAACCGACCTCCGATGAACGCGCTGAGCTCCCAGGTGCAGAACGAGCTGCGCGGGGCGGCCGCCGAGGTCTCGAACGACCGGCGAGTGCGGGCCGTCGTGCTCTACGGCGGGGAGCGGGTCTTCGCCGCCGGCGCCGACGTGAAGGAGTTCGCCGGGATGACGCATGCGGACATGGTCCGCGACGCGACCCGTCTCACCGAGTCCTTCGATGCCATCGCCCGCATCCCCAAGCCGGTGGTTGCCGCCGTTACCGGGTTCGCGCTCGGCGGTGGCTGCGAGCTCGCGCTCACCGCCGATCTTCGGGTGAGTGCGGAGAACGCCAAATGGGGACAGCCGGAGATCCTGCTCGGCATCATTCCGGGCGCCGGTGGTACCCAGCGTCTGCCGCGACTCATCGGCCCGGCGAAGGCTAAGGACCTTATCTTTACCGGGCGTTTCATCGACGGTATCGAGGCCCACCAGATCGGGCTGGTCGATGTGGTGGTACCGGCGGCTGAGGTGTACAGCAGCGCGCTGGCTCTCGCAGCAAAGTTGGCCAAGGGCCCGGCACTGGCCCTGCAGGCGGCAAAGGCGGCCATCGACGGCGGTCTGGACACCGATCTCGGTAACGGCCTTCGGCTCGAGGCGCACCTGTTCTCGTCACTGTTCGCGACCGAAGATCGCGAGATCGGAATCACCTCATTCCTCACCAACGGGCCTGGCCAGGCCGACTTCTCACGGAGCTGA
- a CDS encoding class I SAM-dependent methyltransferase, giving the protein MTAAAESADQSTDELTSGSVLKPNPHASEAEIEAAWSDPKLANILYHDWEAGTYDEKWSISFDERCIDYARDRFTHIAGDQGWPYESALELGCGTGFFLLNLKLAGVIDAGHVTDLSPGMVEVAQRNARSLGFEVEGRVADAERLPYADDTFDLVVGHAVLHHIPDVELAFSEILRVLKPGGRFVFAGEPTKWGDKIARRLSRATWWAATHATRLPILSSWRRPQEELDESSRAAALEAVVDVHTFVPDELAAYALRAGAASVRTRTDELTAAWFGWPVRTFECAVPREKLGFRWANFAMKGWQRLSSVDSVLAYVVPKGLFYNVEITGVKPDRVPAATGEASAGDLP; this is encoded by the coding sequence ATGACCGCCGCCGCCGAATCGGCTGACCAGAGCACGGACGAGCTCACCTCTGGTTCAGTCCTCAAGCCCAACCCGCACGCCAGCGAGGCCGAGATCGAGGCCGCCTGGAGCGACCCCAAGCTGGCGAACATCCTCTACCACGACTGGGAAGCCGGTACCTACGACGAGAAGTGGTCGATCTCCTTCGACGAGCGGTGCATCGACTACGCACGGGACCGCTTCACCCACATCGCCGGAGATCAGGGCTGGCCCTACGAGAGCGCGTTGGAGCTCGGCTGCGGTACCGGGTTCTTTCTGCTCAACCTCAAGTTGGCCGGAGTCATCGACGCCGGCCACGTCACCGACCTGAGCCCGGGCATGGTCGAGGTGGCGCAGCGCAACGCCCGTTCATTGGGGTTCGAGGTCGAGGGACGGGTGGCCGACGCCGAGCGGCTTCCGTACGCCGACGACACTTTCGACCTGGTTGTCGGGCACGCGGTTTTGCATCACATCCCGGATGTGGAGTTGGCCTTCAGCGAGATTCTGCGCGTCCTGAAGCCGGGCGGTCGCTTCGTCTTCGCCGGCGAACCGACGAAGTGGGGCGACAAGATCGCCCGCCGCCTCTCCCGAGCCACCTGGTGGGCGGCCACGCACGCGACGCGTCTGCCGATCCTGTCGTCCTGGCGACGGCCGCAGGAGGAGCTCGACGAATCCTCCCGGGCAGCCGCGCTGGAGGCCGTCGTGGATGTCCACACCTTCGTCCCCGACGAGCTGGCCGCCTATGCGCTGCGGGCCGGCGCGGCGTCGGTTCGCACCCGGACCGACGAACTCACCGCGGCCTGGTTCGGCTGGCCGGTGCGCACCTTCGAGTGCGCGGTACCACGGGAGAAGCTCGGATTCCGTTGGGCGAACTTCGCGATGAAGGGGTGGCAGCGACTCTCCTCGGTCGACTCGGTGCTGGCCTACGTGGTGCCGAAGGGGCTCTTCTACAACGTAGAGATCACCGGGGTGAAACCCGATCGGGTGCCTGCTGCGACCGGTGAGGCCAGCGCCGGCGACTTGCCGTGA